In Polyangiaceae bacterium, the genomic window CCGCTCCCCATCGACCCCCTCTTGGCCGAGCTCGCCGCCCGCGCGCGCGAGAGCCGCCGCCTAGTGCTCTCTGCGGAGCCCGGCGCCGGCAAGACCACCCGCGTGCCCATGGCCTTGCTCGAAGCGGGGCTCGCCGGCAAAGGTGAGATCCTGGTCAGCGAGCCGCGCCGCCTCGCCGCGCGGCTGGTCGCCCGCCACGTCGCGGCGGAGCGTGGCGAGCGCGTGGGTGGGCGCGTCGGCTACAGCGTCCGCTTCGAGGACGTGTCTGGGCCGGAGACGCGCGTGCGCTACGTCACCGAGGGCGTGCTCTTGCGCCGGCTGCTCTCCGATCCCGAGCTCTCCGGCGTGGGCGCGGTGGTGCTCGACGAGTTCCACGAGCGCAGCCTCTCGACGGATCTGGCGCTCGCGCTCCTCGCCACGCTGCAGTCCACGAAGCGCCCCGACCTGTGCCTGGTGGTGATGAGCGCGACCCTCGAGTCCGGGCCCCTCGCCCGGTTCCTCTCGGACTGTCCGGTGATCGAGAGCCCGGGGCGGGCCTTCCCGCTCCGCATCGATCACCTCGAGCGCCCCGACGACCGGCCGCTCGAGAAACAGGTGGTGAGCGCGGTCCGCAAGCTCCTGCGGGACGAGCCCGACGGCGACGTCCTGGTGTTCCTGCCCGGCGCCGCCGAGATCCGCCGAGCGCAGGAGGCGCTCGGCGAGCTGGGAAAGAGCCAAGACCTGCTGGTGCTGCCGCTCCACGGCGACCAGAGCGTCGAGGAGCAGAGCCGCGCCGTCGAGCCCGCAGGGCGGCGCAAGGTGGTGCTCTCGACGAACGTGGCGGAGACCAGCGTCACCATCGACGGCGTCACCGGTGTCGTGGACTCGGGCCTGGCGCGCGTGGCGCGCCACTCGCCCTGGAGCGGGCTGCCGCGGCTGGAGATCGCCAAGGTGAGCCGCGCTTCGGCGACCCAGCGCGCGGGGCGAGCGGGGCGGACCCGACCGGGTCGCGTTCTACGCCTCTACACCCGAGGCGACTTCGAGAGCCGACCCGAGCACGACGCGCCGGAGATCCGCCGCAGCGATCTGAGCGAAGCACTGCTCACGCTGCACGGCGCGGGCCTGCCGGGCTTCGACGCGCTGGCCTGGCTCGAGCCTCCGCCGGCCGCGGCGCGCTCCGCCGCTGAGAAGCTGCTCTCGGGCTTGGGTGCCCTCGACGGCAGCGGCATCAGCGCGGTCGGCCGGCGCATGCTGACCTTCCCGCTGCACCCGCGGCTGTCGCGGGTGCTGGTGGAGGCGGAGGACCGAGCCGTGGCCGCGCGGGGCGCGCTGGCAGCCGCGCTCCTGTCCGAGCGCGACATCCGCCGCGCGTCGCGCACGGCGTTCGGGCGCAAGGCCGCGCTCGACGGCGCTCGCGGCGACTCGGACGTGATCGAGCTCATGGACCGCTTCGACGAGGCGCGGGACGCCCGCTTCGACGGCCAGGCGCTCGGGCGCATGAGCCTCGACGTGCGCTCCGTTCGCGCCGTGGAGCGCGCGCGCTCGCAGCTCGCGCGGTCCGCGAAGAACCGCGGCACCGAGCCCGAGAGCCTGGACGAGGAGGAGCGACGCGTTCGACGCGCGCTGCTCGCCGGGTTCTCGGACCGCGTCGCGCGCCGCGCTCGCCCGGGCTCCGCCGAGCTGGTGCTGGCGCAGGGTGGCGGCGCCAAGCTCTCGGAAGACAGCGTGGTCCACGACGCTCAGTTGATGATCGCCCTCGACGTCGAGGAGCGGGCGAAAAAGGGCGGCAACGTCGTGCGCCTGGCCAGCGCCGTGGAGCCCGACTGGCTGCTCGAGCTCGGAGCGGATGCCGTCAGCCAGAGCGACGAGCTCGGCTGGAACGCCGAGAGCCAGCGCGTCGAGCGCGTCGAGCGCTTGAGCTACGGCAACCTGGTCCTCGACGAGTCCCGGACGAAGGCGCGTCCGTCCCCCGAGGCGTCGCGTATCTTGGCAAGAGCCGCCCTCGCCTCGCCGCGCTTCTCGCTGACGGACGGGGGCCTGGGCACCTTGCTCCGTCGCATCGAGCTGGGCCGCGAGCAGCTGCCGGAGGCTGGCTTCCCGGAGCTCGGCCCGGAGACGGCCGCCGCCGCGCTCGAGCAGGCGTGCGAGGGGCTGACCAGCTTCGACGAGCTCGGCGCCGAGCCCCTCGCCCAGAGCATCGCGCGCTCGCTCTCGCCCGAGCAGCAGCGCTTGCTCGCGAGCGAGCTGCCGGAGCGCGTCCGGCTCGCGGGTGGCCGCGGCCTCGAGGTCCACTACGAGCCCGGCCGCCCGCCCTGGGTCGAGTCGAGGCTGCAGGACTTCTTCGGCTCCGCCGTGGGCCCCAGCGTGTGCCGCGGGCGGCTGCCGCTCACGCTACACCTGCTCGCGCCGAACCAGCGGGCGGTGCAGGTGACGACGGATCTCGCGGGCTTCTGGCAGCGCCACTACCCGGGGATCCGCAAGGAGCTGATGCGGCGCTACCCCCGGCACGCCTGGCCGGAAGACGGCCGGACCGCCGCGCCGCCGGAGCCGAAGCCGGGACGACGCCCCTTCAGGTGAGTCTGTTCTTCAGCCGGGCGAGCAGCGAGAGCGCGTCGAGCGGCGTCATGCGATCGACGTCGAGCGCCCTGAGCGTGTCGAGCACCTCGCGGCTCTCGGGCTCGTCGCGCTCCGGCTTCTGGAACAGTGAGAGCTGCGGCTCGGTGCGACCAGGGCGGCGCACGCTGGCGCCCTCCCCCTCCAGGCCCACCAGGATGGCCCGCGCCCGCGCCAGCACCGACTCCGGTAGGCCGGCCAGCCGCGCCACCGCGATGCCGTACGAGCGGCTCGCGGCGCCGGGCACGAGCCGGTGCAGGAAGACCACGTCGTCCCCCGCTTCGCGCGCGCTGACACACCAGTTCGCGACGTGGGCGCTGGCGTTCGCGAGCTCGGTGAGCTCGTGGTAGTGCGTGGCGAAGAGCGCCCGGCACTGCACCGCCTCGTCGATGTGCTCGGCCACGGCCCAGGCGATGGCCAAGCCGTCGTAAGTGCTGGTGCCGCGCCCAATCTCGTCCAGGATGACCAGCGAGCGCCGGGTGGCGCTCTTCAAGATCTCCGCCGTCTCGCGCATCTCGACCATGAACGTGCTCTCGCCCCGCGCCA contains:
- the hrpB gene encoding ATP-dependent helicase HrpB, coding for MLPLPIDPLLAELAARARESRRLVLSAEPGAGKTTRVPMALLEAGLAGKGEILVSEPRRLAARLVARHVAAERGERVGGRVGYSVRFEDVSGPETRVRYVTEGVLLRRLLSDPELSGVGAVVLDEFHERSLSTDLALALLATLQSTKRPDLCLVVMSATLESGPLARFLSDCPVIESPGRAFPLRIDHLERPDDRPLEKQVVSAVRKLLRDEPDGDVLVFLPGAAEIRRAQEALGELGKSQDLLVLPLHGDQSVEEQSRAVEPAGRRKVVLSTNVAETSVTIDGVTGVVDSGLARVARHSPWSGLPRLEIAKVSRASATQRAGRAGRTRPGRVLRLYTRGDFESRPEHDAPEIRRSDLSEALLTLHGAGLPGFDALAWLEPPPAAARSAAEKLLSGLGALDGSGISAVGRRMLTFPLHPRLSRVLVEAEDRAVAARGALAAALLSERDIRRASRTAFGRKAALDGARGDSDVIELMDRFDEARDARFDGQALGRMSLDVRSVRAVERARSQLARSAKNRGTEPESLDEEERRVRRALLAGFSDRVARRARPGSAELVLAQGGGAKLSEDSVVHDAQLMIALDVEERAKKGGNVVRLASAVEPDWLLELGADAVSQSDELGWNAESQRVERVERLSYGNLVLDESRTKARPSPEASRILARAALASPRFSLTDGGLGTLLRRIELGREQLPEAGFPELGPETAAAALEQACEGLTSFDELGAEPLAQSIARSLSPEQQRLLASELPERVRLAGGRGLEVHYEPGRPPWVESRLQDFFGSAVGPSVCRGRLPLTLHLLAPNQRAVQVTTDLAGFWQRHYPGIRKELMRRYPRHAWPEDGRTAAPPEPKPGRRPFR